In Sinorhizobium sojae CCBAU 05684, a single window of DNA contains:
- a CDS encoding glycosyltransferase: MKVLFAGGNGYYPEFSGGVQSSTHHLVQQLRDRGHQAGVLAALFGDGFFGFKARLKLKLSGESGVMDSFPGYPVIRGWFPWEAASVAVKKLQPDVAVVQCHKSVPIGKALEAHGVPLVVYLRNVEFHELAGDLRELTSALYIANSEFTARTYNQKFGIDSVVIPPTINPETYRTQTTRDHVTFINPYKEKGFELAVQIAANCPDIPFLFVESWKLSDDHRAEIEKIIAPLKNVRLENRTSDMKTVYGRTKILLAPSKWEEAWGRVASEAHCSGIPVVGSRRGGLPEAIGEGGIVIDYDAPLDEWTSAIRRLWSDEAEYQQLSRAALDFAARPLMQPARQFAAFLDVLERAAASRPAERKAS, from the coding sequence ATGAAAGTTCTGTTTGCCGGCGGCAACGGTTACTATCCCGAGTTCAGCGGCGGCGTTCAGTCGAGCACGCACCATCTCGTTCAGCAATTGCGCGACCGTGGTCACCAGGCGGGTGTACTGGCCGCCCTGTTCGGCGATGGTTTCTTCGGCTTCAAGGCAAGACTCAAGCTCAAATTGTCCGGCGAGAGCGGCGTCATGGACAGCTTTCCCGGCTACCCGGTCATTCGCGGCTGGTTTCCGTGGGAGGCGGCAAGCGTTGCCGTCAAGAAGCTCCAGCCGGACGTGGCCGTCGTTCAGTGTCACAAGTCCGTGCCGATCGGCAAGGCGCTCGAGGCGCATGGCGTGCCTCTGGTCGTCTATCTGAGAAATGTCGAGTTCCATGAGCTTGCCGGCGATCTGCGCGAATTGACCTCCGCTCTCTACATTGCCAATTCGGAATTCACCGCGCGGACCTACAATCAGAAATTCGGCATCGATTCGGTCGTCATCCCGCCGACGATCAATCCCGAAACCTATAGGACGCAGACGACCCGGGACCATGTGACCTTCATCAATCCGTACAAGGAGAAGGGCTTCGAGCTGGCCGTTCAGATCGCCGCGAATTGCCCGGACATTCCCTTTCTCTTCGTCGAGAGCTGGAAGCTATCCGACGACCATCGTGCCGAGATCGAGAAGATCATCGCACCACTCAAGAACGTTCGGCTGGAAAACCGCACCAGCGACATGAAAACCGTATACGGCCGCACGAAGATCCTGCTTGCGCCGAGCAAATGGGAGGAGGCCTGGGGCCGGGTCGCATCCGAGGCCCATTGCAGTGGCATCCCGGTAGTCGGCTCGCGCCGCGGCGGGCTGCCGGAAGCGATCGGCGAGGGCGGCATCGTTATCGATTACGATGCGCCGCTCGACGAATGGACCAGCGCCATTCGTCGCCTCTGGAGCGACGAGGCGGAATATCAGCAGCTGTCGAGAGCCGCTTTGGATTTCGCCGCGCGCCCGCTCATGCAGCCGGCGCGGCAGTTCGCCGCCTTCCTCGATGTCCTCGAACGGGCCGCCGCAAGCCGACCCGCCGAGCGCAAGGCGTCCTGA
- the ggt gene encoding gamma-glutamyltransferase, with product MRSFTWKSLSIALVFALGSVSPHPGWAASPAPVSGEHGMVVTAQHLASDIGIEVLKKGGNAVDAAVAVGYALAVVYPTAGNIGGGGFMTIRFKDGRTTFLDFRERAPLAATKTMYLDDKGDLVKGLSTEGYLAVGVPGPVAGFEFARSRYGSRPLKELMEPAIGLAREGFVLEQGDVGAFERAAKRLAKDPAAAAIFLKADSMPFAAGDRLVQADLATTLASIAEEGPDAFYKGGIADRIVKASVEKGGILSKQDFERYRVRELEPVKCNYRGYDIVSSPPPSSGGVIICEILNILEGYPLAYLGYGSAETVHAMVEAMRHAYVDRNTALGDPDFVENPVAQFTDKAYAREIRERIDPFKAGVSEALTPADFAESKETTHYSIIDDEGNAVAVTYTLNGSFGAGVVAPGTGILLNNEMDDFTAKPGAPNLYGLVQGEANAIAPGKTPLSSMSPTIITRDGKPFMVIGSPGGARIITITLEAILNVIDHGMNIQEAVDAPRIHHQWLPDKVFMEPYALSPDTLKLLATMGHDVQIDENWKIWGQATGILVGGGSVSEIEAGGGARYNGAVDSRIGAGAARGY from the coding sequence ATGCGCAGTTTCACCTGGAAAAGCCTGTCCATTGCACTGGTATTCGCGCTCGGCTCGGTTTCCCCGCATCCGGGATGGGCCGCCTCGCCCGCTCCGGTCTCGGGCGAGCATGGCATGGTCGTCACCGCCCAGCACCTCGCCTCCGATATTGGTATCGAGGTGCTGAAGAAGGGTGGCAATGCGGTCGATGCGGCGGTCGCCGTCGGCTATGCGCTTGCCGTCGTCTATCCGACGGCCGGCAATATAGGCGGCGGCGGCTTCATGACGATCCGCTTCAAGGACGGGCGCACGACCTTCTTGGACTTTCGCGAACGCGCGCCGCTTGCCGCGACCAAGACCATGTATCTCGACGACAAGGGCGATCTCGTCAAAGGTCTGAGCACCGAGGGCTATCTTGCCGTAGGCGTGCCCGGCCCGGTGGCGGGCTTCGAATTCGCCCGCAGCCGCTACGGCTCGCGGCCACTGAAGGAACTGATGGAGCCGGCAATCGGACTGGCGCGCGAAGGTTTCGTGCTGGAGCAGGGCGATGTCGGTGCCTTCGAGCGGGCGGCCAAGCGGCTGGCGAAGGACCCGGCGGCCGCCGCAATTTTCCTCAAAGCCGACAGCATGCCGTTTGCCGCCGGCGACCGCCTGGTGCAGGCCGATCTGGCCACCACGCTCGCGAGCATCGCGGAAGAGGGGCCGGACGCCTTCTACAAGGGCGGGATCGCCGATCGGATCGTCAAGGCGAGCGTCGAAAAGGGCGGGATCCTTTCAAAGCAGGATTTCGAGCGCTACCGGGTGCGCGAACTCGAGCCGGTCAAATGCAATTACCGCGGCTACGACATCGTCTCCTCCCCGCCACCCTCCTCGGGCGGGGTGATCATCTGCGAGATCTTGAATATTCTCGAAGGCTATCCGCTCGCCTATCTCGGCTATGGCTCCGCGGAGACGGTGCATGCGATGGTGGAGGCGATGCGCCATGCCTATGTCGACCGCAACACGGCGCTCGGCGACCCGGATTTCGTCGAGAACCCCGTAGCGCAATTCACCGACAAGGCCTATGCCCGGGAAATTCGGGAAAGGATCGACCCGTTCAAGGCGGGCGTTTCCGAGGCGCTGACGCCGGCGGACTTTGCCGAAAGCAAGGAGACGACGCATTATTCGATCATCGACGACGAGGGTAACGCGGTCGCGGTCACCTATACGCTGAACGGCTCCTTCGGCGCCGGCGTCGTCGCGCCTGGCACCGGCATCCTGCTTAACAACGAGATGGACGATTTCACTGCCAAGCCCGGTGCGCCCAATCTCTATGGTCTCGTCCAGGGCGAGGCGAACGCGATCGCTCCCGGCAAGACGCCGCTATCCTCCATGAGCCCGACGATCATCACCCGGGACGGCAAGCCGTTCATGGTGATCGGCAGCCCCGGTGGCGCCCGCATCATTACCATCACGCTCGAGGCGATCCTGAACGTGATCGACCACGGCATGAACATACAGGAGGCGGTAGATGCGCCGCGCATCCATCATCAATGGCTGCCGGACAAGGTGTTCATGGAGCCCTATGCGCTGTCACCCGATACGCTCAAACTGCTCGCCACGATGGGGCATGATGTTCAGATCGACGAGAACTGGAAGATCTGGGGGCAGGCGACCGGCATTCTCGTCGGCGGAGGCAGCGTGAGCGAAATCGAGGCGGGCGGCGGGGCACGCTACAACGGCGCCGTCGACAGCCGCATCGGAGCCGGGGCGGCGAGGGGGTACTGA
- the pcaD gene encoding 3-oxoadipate enol-lactonase, translated as MQFARINDNTFHYRLIGGGVTDKPVIVFVNALGTDLRIWRDVVIRLAGAHTILLYDKRGHGLSDIGQVPYSIEELATDLAGLLDQLGVKNAIVCGLSVGGLIAQALYQRRPELVRALVLSNTAHRIGTAEMWDERIAAVEAKGLAAIADGVLERWFTPAFRRPENVAYAGYRNMLVRQPVAGYAGTCAAIRDADYTDAAGKIAVPVLCIAGDQDGSTPPDLVRSTAKLIPGARFEIIRDAGHIPCVEQPEALLTVLRGFLAAAARASRTRQ; from the coding sequence ATGCAGTTCGCCCGTATCAATGACAACACGTTTCATTACCGGTTGATCGGGGGGGGTGTCACCGACAAACCGGTGATCGTCTTCGTCAATGCGCTCGGCACGGATCTCCGGATCTGGCGCGATGTCGTCATCAGGCTTGCCGGCGCCCATACGATCCTTCTTTACGACAAGCGCGGCCACGGCCTTTCCGATATCGGCCAGGTTCCCTATTCGATCGAGGAGCTTGCGACCGACCTCGCCGGTCTTCTTGATCAGCTCGGGGTGAAGAATGCGATCGTCTGCGGGCTTTCGGTCGGCGGCCTGATCGCGCAGGCGCTCTATCAGCGCCGCCCGGAACTGGTGCGGGCGCTCGTGCTTTCCAACACCGCCCACAGGATCGGCACGGCCGAGATGTGGGACGAACGCATCGCCGCGGTCGAGGCAAAGGGGCTTGCGGCGATCGCCGACGGGGTGCTCGAGCGCTGGTTCACGCCGGCCTTCCGCCGGCCGGAAAACGTCGCCTATGCCGGCTATCGCAACATGCTGGTGCGCCAGCCGGTGGCGGGCTATGCCGGCACCTGCGCGGCGATCCGCGACGCCGACTATACCGACGCCGCCGGCAAGATCGCCGTGCCGGTTCTCTGCATTGCCGGCGACCAGGACGGCTCGACGCCGCCCGACCTGGTGCGCTCCACCGCCAAGCTCATTCCCGGCGCCCGCTTCGAGATCATCCGCGACGCCGGCCACATTCCCTGCGTCGAACAGCCGGAGGCCCTGCTTACGGTGCTGCGCGGCTTTCTCGCCGCCGCCGCGCGGGCCAGCAGAACGCGCCAGTAA
- a CDS encoding adenylate/guanylate cyclase domain-containing protein — MNDLRPALSTRGISRQIAANRSSARQVKLGALTAFVTVLVSLASLTSAWTLADLRVYDYFSTFRRPALPADGPVIVAIDEPSMAEIGSQWPWPRALHARLIEALRGAGARAIAFDIVFAEPAAAENDAALATALGPDVVLAGDQSLIETPQAEQFVRTEPLPLFTQRGAKVGIASVHLSGDGTLRQVPAYPDGFALALALVAGREPAAPPEDALIQSFGPPRTYPTFSYYQALDPPNFLPEGVFRDRVVIVGLSLQNAPSIAGGGIDAFATSDTVHSRSLVAGAEIQATIYDNLIHGLFVRQADATIAIPAILLAALAAVLAVRKAASWKTLGSGALALALMIVGSYALLRLGQLFVSPLGPGFAFFGVAVGQAGLDYAEERRRRRAITRAFSQYLSPTLVERLAQDSSQLKLGGERRTLTILFCDIRGFTTIAEDMKDDPEGLTALVNRLLTPLSDAVLNQGGTIDKYIGDCLMAFWNAPLDDPDHALHAVAAARDMQAALSRVNADLEAEAKLQGRVSRRLRIGIGINTGECIVGNMGSARRFDYSALGDAVNLASRLEGVSKHYGIPLLLGERTAALVAHKYPIAELDRVSVRGRSAVSPVFTVAEGATAAALARHRAYVEARYRGEITLDDGLFSELKTALPSLARYYESERERLVR; from the coding sequence ATGAACGACCTCCGACCGGCCCTTTCCACTCGAGGCATATCCAGGCAGATAGCTGCCAATCGCTCCTCCGCGCGCCAAGTGAAGCTTGGCGCCCTCACCGCTTTCGTCACCGTCCTCGTCTCGCTTGCCTCGCTCACCAGTGCCTGGACGCTCGCCGATCTTCGAGTCTACGACTATTTCTCCACCTTCCGACGCCCGGCCCTTCCTGCGGATGGACCCGTCATCGTCGCCATAGATGAGCCGTCCATGGCCGAGATCGGCAGTCAATGGCCCTGGCCGCGCGCGCTCCACGCCCGGCTGATCGAAGCACTCCGGGGGGCGGGTGCGCGGGCGATCGCTTTCGACATCGTCTTCGCCGAGCCGGCGGCGGCTGAGAATGATGCGGCACTCGCCACTGCTCTCGGGCCGGACGTGGTTCTTGCCGGCGACCAATCGCTGATCGAAACGCCGCAGGCCGAACAGTTCGTGCGCACCGAACCCCTGCCGCTCTTCACCCAACGGGGCGCGAAAGTCGGCATTGCGTCGGTCCATCTCAGCGGGGACGGGACCTTGCGGCAGGTTCCCGCCTATCCGGATGGATTCGCCCTTGCCCTCGCCCTTGTTGCCGGGCGCGAACCCGCCGCGCCTCCGGAAGATGCGCTGATCCAGAGTTTCGGTCCGCCGCGGACCTATCCGACCTTCTCCTATTACCAGGCTCTCGACCCGCCCAATTTCCTGCCCGAGGGTGTTTTCCGCGACCGCGTCGTGATCGTCGGCTTGAGCCTCCAGAATGCCCCGTCGATTGCCGGCGGCGGGATAGACGCCTTCGCCACCTCCGACACGGTCCATTCGCGCAGCCTCGTCGCCGGCGCGGAAATCCAGGCAACCATATACGACAACCTCATCCACGGGCTGTTCGTCAGGCAGGCCGATGCCACCATCGCCATCCCGGCGATCCTTCTCGCTGCGCTTGCGGCCGTGCTTGCCGTGCGCAAGGCGGCGAGTTGGAAAACGCTCGGCTCCGGCGCCCTCGCCTTGGCGCTGATGATCGTCGGGAGTTATGCCCTTCTCCGTCTGGGACAGCTGTTCGTGTCGCCTCTCGGTCCCGGGTTCGCCTTTTTTGGCGTTGCGGTCGGCCAGGCGGGTCTCGACTATGCCGAAGAGCGCCGACGGCGGCGGGCGATCACGCGCGCCTTCTCCCAATATCTTTCACCGACGCTCGTCGAACGGCTGGCGCAGGACTCGTCTCAGTTGAAGCTCGGCGGCGAACGGCGAACGCTCACGATCCTATTCTGCGACATTCGCGGCTTCACGACGATCGCGGAGGACATGAAGGATGATCCCGAAGGCCTGACGGCGCTGGTCAACCGCCTTTTGACACCGCTTTCCGACGCCGTTCTGAACCAGGGCGGCACCATCGACAAATATATCGGCGACTGCCTGATGGCCTTCTGGAACGCCCCTCTCGACGATCCGGACCATGCGCTCCATGCCGTCGCCGCGGCACGCGACATGCAGGCCGCGCTCTCTCGGGTCAACGCCGATCTCGAAGCCGAAGCCAAGTTGCAGGGGCGCGTATCGCGCCGGCTTCGCATCGGGATCGGTATCAATACCGGCGAATGCATAGTCGGCAACATGGGCTCCGCCCGCCGCTTCGACTATTCCGCCCTCGGCGACGCGGTCAACCTTGCATCGCGCCTGGAAGGAGTGTCGAAACACTATGGCATTCCCCTGCTTCTCGGCGAACGCACCGCCGCGCTTGTCGCTCACAAATACCCGATCGCCGAACTCGACCGGGTCAGTGTCAGGGGGCGGAGCGCGGTTTCGCCCGTCTTCACCGTCGCCGAGGGCGCCACAGCTGCGGCGCTCGCCCGTCATCGCGCCTATGTCGAGGCGAGATATCGCGGCGAAATCACGCTTGATGACGGGCTCTTCTCCGAACTCAAGACAGCCCTGCCATCGCTCGCACGATATTACGAGAGCGAGCGGGAGCGGCTGGTGCGGTAA
- a CDS encoding FecR domain-containing protein: MRATLKGACLAAIALVAPGPAFAEPLPRPTPVAGSVISRKSGEEVRFVDVSNWQIVNLAQDLLAGDVLRTNATGALAVLFADRTQIRLGRNTALRVKEIGQGDTKLELQSGAIWARAERGGEGLAIDTPAATAAIRGTDWTLTVGADGKTSLIVLEGVVELKNAYGSVTVERGEGAVASIGSAPTKIVIVTPKDREQMLFHLSLRDAFVWMPPSPLKVSDMRRERGRIEAQPESSRTAEDWLTLAEIHLTLDGRQKAQAALEQARRLGLDRSQTARDTLIEALIAGSENRHNDAAKLFAEAARGLDAKRRPIADYGGYFARALANPARVEGPPRVAAGAYGALAEAWTAGFSTDIRAAIETLKRAERQHPDDATLPAARAQFAMLLDDREEMRGGIDKALAIDPDDPTALESRANYRLHIENDKEGALADLERALKTAPGSPSIWNSIALVQGERGDSRAAEKALKKAIELDPADPLYHANLAIKYLDELRLAEAKREIDAALAIDPSFDVTLVSRGRYHMQNGDMDKAVEDLLAGSTANPAYSNAQLLLAAAHYEKGDRIPAAQALDNADRLDPNDPVVAQVRTAIAIDAYEADAAIRNAQDFMRRVRAQGGDTAALGANQEAGSTLNDAFRLQGLDAWGQYYGDAVFDPFTGASYVDQAVHGSVNPFFNNYDFAVDTTTNTVNPTSFSALIQGLLIEPHMLASRERTANLLQSPFFEAELGGGFIANEDHTDLVAEAAIRGLTVSPFPISVYGTFQWEEPRDTVDLAGGRMDRELRIVGGNGYFTASPTPDDRFVAFTNLSEFDEFRTFLPAPPDVKIGDEADGIISGVGWSHTFDYRSVGSAALFFKELRTDDSVTILDAAGAGASLDVEAKERTYVAAVNHMYGAGDLTWRYGAEGGRVRSDTTARASLIFPPVLPLPPSFESSARTVAKAYVDGLYEITPDLNVEGALFARYIEDVNDNNIRLEPKFGIAWAPTEGHWLRAAVQREGYGFGAATLAPIGVVGLQPNQFLTGTNGYADTLALHWDAEWNHRFFTALDYQHQEIRGGSINVPFSTTDFAFDKARVDRVALTANLALGHGLGLSATVSRMESENLSTGSSGDLPFLPENAAQVALTWVNTANVKATIAANYVGERTDLATTLDDFWTLDAALQWEPFDKRIEVELAGFNLLDEEFELSDGLPGWGTTVKGTVRVRF; encoded by the coding sequence ATGCGGGCGACACTTAAGGGGGCATGTCTGGCTGCAATCGCGCTTGTTGCGCCAGGGCCGGCGTTTGCCGAGCCGCTGCCGCGCCCCACGCCCGTCGCCGGCTCCGTCATTTCCCGCAAATCCGGCGAGGAGGTGCGCTTCGTCGACGTGTCCAACTGGCAGATCGTCAATCTCGCCCAGGACCTTTTGGCCGGCGATGTTCTGCGAACCAACGCCACCGGTGCGCTCGCCGTGCTCTTTGCGGACCGGACGCAGATCCGACTGGGGCGAAACACGGCTTTGCGCGTCAAGGAGATCGGCCAGGGCGATACCAAACTCGAACTGCAATCGGGCGCGATCTGGGCCCGCGCCGAACGTGGCGGCGAGGGTCTGGCGATCGACACGCCCGCCGCGACCGCTGCCATTCGCGGAACGGACTGGACGCTGACCGTCGGCGCCGACGGCAAGACCTCGCTCATCGTCCTCGAAGGTGTGGTCGAGCTGAAAAATGCCTATGGCAGCGTGACGGTCGAGCGGGGCGAGGGAGCCGTCGCGTCGATCGGCAGCGCGCCGACCAAGATCGTCATCGTTACGCCGAAGGACCGCGAACAGATGCTCTTCCATCTGTCGCTGCGCGATGCCTTCGTCTGGATGCCGCCTTCGCCGCTCAAGGTTTCCGATATGCGTCGGGAACGCGGGCGGATCGAGGCGCAGCCGGAGTCCTCCCGGACCGCCGAGGACTGGCTGACGCTGGCCGAAATCCACCTGACGCTCGACGGGCGCCAAAAGGCGCAGGCAGCACTTGAACAGGCGCGGCGACTGGGTCTCGATCGGTCGCAGACCGCGCGTGACACCCTGATTGAGGCGCTCATTGCCGGTTCCGAGAACCGCCACAACGATGCGGCCAAGCTCTTTGCCGAGGCTGCGCGCGGTCTTGATGCCAAACGCCGGCCCATCGCCGACTATGGCGGATATTTCGCCCGCGCGCTCGCCAATCCCGCCCGGGTCGAGGGTCCCCCGCGGGTGGCGGCCGGCGCCTATGGCGCGCTGGCCGAGGCTTGGACGGCCGGGTTCAGCACAGATATTCGTGCCGCGATCGAGACGCTCAAGAGAGCGGAAAGGCAGCACCCGGACGATGCCACCCTGCCCGCCGCCCGCGCGCAATTTGCCATGCTGCTCGACGATCGTGAGGAGATGCGCGGCGGCATCGACAAGGCGCTGGCGATCGACCCAGACGATCCGACCGCACTCGAATCGCGCGCGAACTACCGGCTCCACATCGAAAACGACAAGGAAGGCGCGCTTGCCGATCTCGAGCGGGCGCTGAAGACCGCGCCCGGCTCTCCGTCAATCTGGAATTCGATCGCCCTTGTCCAAGGCGAACGGGGCGACAGCCGCGCCGCCGAGAAGGCTCTCAAGAAGGCGATAGAACTTGATCCGGCAGATCCGCTCTATCACGCCAATCTCGCGATCAAATACCTGGACGAATTGCGGCTCGCCGAAGCCAAACGCGAGATCGATGCGGCGCTGGCGATCGATCCTTCCTTCGATGTGACGCTGGTTTCGCGCGGGCGATATCACATGCAGAACGGGGATATGGACAAGGCGGTCGAAGACTTGCTCGCCGGCTCCACCGCCAATCCGGCCTATTCCAACGCCCAACTCCTGCTTGCGGCGGCACATTACGAAAAGGGCGACCGGATACCTGCTGCCCAGGCACTCGACAACGCAGACAGGCTCGACCCGAATGATCCCGTCGTCGCGCAGGTTCGCACGGCCATCGCCATCGATGCCTATGAAGCGGATGCAGCGATCCGCAATGCCCAGGACTTCATGCGACGCGTCCGGGCGCAAGGCGGCGACACGGCGGCGCTTGGCGCCAACCAGGAAGCGGGATCGACGCTCAACGACGCCTTCCGCCTGCAGGGTCTCGACGCTTGGGGCCAATATTACGGCGATGCGGTCTTTGATCCGTTCACTGGGGCAAGCTACGTTGACCAGGCCGTGCACGGCAGCGTCAATCCGTTCTTCAACAATTACGACTTCGCCGTGGATACGACTACCAACACGGTCAATCCCACCAGTTTCTCCGCACTCATCCAGGGGCTGCTGATCGAGCCACACATGCTGGCAAGCCGCGAGCGCACCGCCAATCTGCTGCAGTCCCCCTTTTTCGAGGCGGAGCTTGGCGGCGGCTTCATCGCCAATGAAGATCATACCGACTTGGTCGCAGAAGCTGCGATCCGCGGATTGACGGTGTCCCCGTTCCCGATCAGCGTCTACGGCACGTTCCAGTGGGAGGAGCCGAGGGACACGGTAGATCTCGCGGGAGGGCGCATGGATCGCGAATTGCGGATCGTCGGTGGCAACGGCTATTTCACCGCTAGCCCGACCCCCGACGACCGCTTTGTGGCTTTCACGAATCTTTCGGAGTTTGACGAATTCCGGACCTTTTTGCCCGCTCCGCCGGATGTCAAAATCGGTGACGAAGCTGACGGGATAATTTCGGGCGTCGGCTGGAGCCACACATTCGACTACCGTAGCGTCGGCAGCGCAGCTCTATTTTTCAAGGAACTTCGTACTGACGATAGTGTCACCATTCTGGATGCAGCCGGCGCCGGAGCCAGCCTTGATGTCGAGGCAAAGGAGCGAACATACGTCGCCGCGGTCAATCACATGTATGGCGCTGGAGACCTGACGTGGCGTTATGGGGCAGAAGGCGGAAGAGTCCGCTCGGACACCACGGCTCGAGCCAGCCTCATCTTTCCGCCAGTTCTGCCACTCCCACCTTCGTTCGAGTCCTCTGCGCGGACGGTGGCGAAGGCCTATGTCGATGGGCTTTACGAGATCACGCCGGACCTCAACGTTGAAGGCGCGCTGTTTGCCCGCTACATCGAGGACGTCAACGACAACAATATCAGGCTCGAGCCGAAATTCGGTATCGCCTGGGCGCCGACGGAGGGCCATTGGCTGCGGGCGGCGGTCCAGCGCGAAGGCTATGGCTTCGGTGCGGCGACGCTCGCGCCGATCGGCGTCGTCGGGCTGCAGCCCAACCAGTTCCTGACTGGCACCAACGGATATGCAGACACGCTGGCGCTCCACTGGGACGCAGAGTGGAACCACCGGTTCTTCACTGCGCTCGACTATCAGCACCAGGAAATTCGCGGCGGATCGATTAATGTTCCATTCTCGACGACGGATTTTGCGTTCGACAAAGCCAGAGTCGATCGCGTGGCATTGACCGCAAACCTGGCACTCGGCCATGGCCTTGGTCTGTCTGCGACCGTTTCCCGCATGGAAAGCGAAAACCTCTCTACGGGGAGCAGCGGCGACCTTCCTTTCCTGCCGGAAAATGCCGCTCAAGTGGCACTGACCTGGGTCAATACTGCGAATGTCAAAGCAACCATCGCCGCGAACTATGTTGGCGAGCGCACGGACCTTGCCACGACGCTCGACGACTTCTGGACGCTTGACGCCGCACTGCAGTGGGAACCCTTCGACAAACGAATCGAGGTGGAACTCGCCGGCTTCAACCTGCTTGACGAGGAGTTCGAGCTGAGCGACGGCTTGCCCGGCTGGGGCACGACGGTGAAGGGCACGGTCAGAGTGCGGTTCTGA
- a CDS encoding Pycsar system effector family protein: MSVGGNLLKLESGDECLGDREAAPEYYDHIRKINDVFYDQIKMSDQKAAYIFTFMFAFLITSQEGRGVFTWHLYVEADSLSMIFSAVLAMASIFSIISAILVVLPRKSATSTTLFWGAWPAHRAGFLQAAGGGDRSYLLRQYVENADVLSVIACSKYRCVAFAFRGLLVTVICYVCLLAVK; this comes from the coding sequence ATGAGCGTGGGCGGAAACCTGCTTAAACTTGAGAGCGGGGATGAATGTTTGGGTGACCGCGAAGCGGCGCCGGAATATTACGATCACATTCGAAAGATCAATGACGTCTTTTATGATCAGATCAAGATGTCCGATCAGAAGGCGGCCTATATTTTCACTTTCATGTTCGCTTTTCTGATTACTTCTCAAGAGGGCAGGGGAGTCTTTACCTGGCATCTCTACGTAGAAGCCGATTCATTGTCGATGATATTTTCGGCCGTTCTGGCGATGGCCTCTATCTTTTCAATCATATCGGCAATTCTCGTTGTTCTCCCGAGGAAGAGCGCCACTTCGACGACTTTGTTCTGGGGTGCCTGGCCGGCCCATCGTGCCGGCTTTCTCCAGGCTGCGGGTGGCGGCGACCGATCCTATCTCCTGCGCCAGTACGTCGAAAATGCCGATGTGCTTTCGGTGATTGCGTGCAGCAAATACCGCTGCGTGGCCTTTGCCTTCCGCGGGCTGCTCGTCACCGTGATCTGCTATGTCTGTCTGCTCGCCGTGAAATAG
- a CDS encoding DapH/DapD/GlmU-related protein, translating to MSKRLGIEPFIHPTASVANSTLGRYTEIQERSRLEEVEFGDYSYIMQDGSIWCATIGKFVNIAAAVRINATNHPTWRATLHHFTYRAPMYWDDAEPDHDLFAWRRQNRVTMGHDVWIGHGATVLPGVTVGNGAVIGAGAVVSRDVAPYTIVGGVPAKLIRARFTAEIGEAMDRVAWWDWDHDRLRHALDDFRHLSAEEFLMRYG from the coding sequence ATGAGCAAAAGACTGGGGATCGAACCCTTTATCCATCCGACCGCGAGCGTCGCGAATTCGACGCTCGGCCGCTATACGGAAATCCAGGAGCGCTCGCGCCTCGAGGAGGTCGAGTTCGGCGACTATTCCTATATCATGCAGGACGGTTCGATCTGGTGCGCGACGATCGGCAAGTTCGTCAACATCGCCGCGGCCGTACGCATCAACGCCACCAACCATCCGACCTGGCGCGCGACGCTGCATCATTTCACCTATCGCGCGCCGATGTACTGGGACGACGCCGAGCCGGATCACGACCTCTTTGCCTGGCGCCGCCAGAACCGCGTCACCATGGGCCATGATGTCTGGATCGGCCACGGCGCCACGGTCCTTCCCGGCGTGACGGTCGGCAACGGCGCGGTAATCGGCGCCGGCGCCGTCGTCTCCAGGGACGTCGCCCCCTACACCATCGTCGGCGGCGTGCCCGCCAAGCTCATCCGCGCGCGTTTTACGGCGGAGATCGGCGAGGCCATGGACCGGGTCGCCTGGTGGGACTGGGATCATGACAGGCTGCGGCACGCACTCGACGACTTCCGGCACCTCTCGGCCGAGGAGTTTTTGATGCGGTACGGGTGA